In a genomic window of Amblyomma americanum isolate KBUSLIRL-KWMA chromosome 4, ASM5285725v1, whole genome shotgun sequence:
- the LOC144128165 gene encoding uncharacterized protein LOC144128165, with translation MSSGGAAIAALAGRGNRLVADADKDYEIVLPTLPTGRVVFNTVFLHGDVRARPYRVEDFRDALANAGALPDVVALGAYQINHVWAVTLSSAEATKKLAALKELQVKGRRCIIFDPEDQQVKLRLHWMLHGVADEDIRTAFAAFGNVTEVTRERWRVQGMKEKGSTTRTVLLKLKPGMKVDDLPHQLRVAGELALVVVPGRPMQCLRCHGTGHVRRDCKVPRCSQCRRYGHTDADCVRTYASATGLGKANDTVELMDVAEAEEAATGTDEAGKPPSTLATCVSSEDSTKAADEPASQPPTVDCPRFANETSGNGACPTEPEDVEAKEPSEDIHEKSGARATSVTPPVTTPAKRPHDQTSPEGDKVVAPGVEEPPAKTAQSRRPKLRPRPNLSDDKRSGGKVLLEQADVLLPDDTGGNSGV, from the coding sequence atgagctccggcggagcggcgattgcggcccttgctggccgcggaaacaggcttGTTGCCGACGCAGATAAGGACTACGAGATTGTTCTGCCTACTCTgccaacaggacgtgttgtgtttaacacggtgtttctgcatggtgacgtgcgagcgaggccctaccgggtggaagattttcgggacgccctcgccaacgctggtgcgctccccgacgtcgtggcgttgggggcgtatcagataaatcatgtgtgggcggtgacgctcagcagtgctgaagccacgaaaaagcttgctgcattgaaggagctacaagtgaaaggacgccggtgcatcattttcgacccggaggatcagcaggttaagctgcgcctgcattggatgctgcacggtgtggctgacgaagacatcaggactgctttcgcggcgttcggaaacgtgacggaggtgacgcgggagcgttggcgcgtccaagggatgaaggagaaaggctcaaccaccaggaccgtgctactcaagttgaagcctggaatgaaggtggatgatttgccgcaccagttgcgagtagccggtgagctggccctcgtggttgtgcccgggcgaccgatgcagtgcttgcgttgtcacggcacgggccacgttcgccGAGATTGCAAGGTTCCCAGGTGTTCCCAGTGCAGGCGCTATGGACACACGGACGCGGACTGCGtccgtacctacgcgtcggctaccggtctcggaaaggcgaacgacaccgtggaactcatggacgtcgccgaggcggaggaagcagcGACTGGCACGGACGAGGCGGGCAAGCCGCCTTCGACGCTTGCCACGTGTGTGAGCTCCGAGGATAGCACCAAGGCGGCCGACGAACCAGCGAGCCAACCGCCGACGGTAGACTGCCCCCGCTTTGCTAACGAGACGTCAGGGAACGGGGCCTGCCCAACAGAGCCTGAGGACGTCGAGGCAAAAGAGCCGAGCGAGGACATCCACGAGAAGAGCGGCGCCCGTGCAACTAGCGTCACGCCCCCCGTCACCACACCGGCGAAGCGTCCCCACGACCAGACCAGCCCCGAAGGGGACAAGGTGGTAGCGCCCGGCGTCGAGGAACCCCCTGCAAAGACGGCTCAATCCCGGCGTCCGAAGTTACGGCCGCGCCCAAACCTTTCGGATGACAAGCGTTCCGGCGGCAAGGTACTCCTCGAGCAGGCCGATGTTCTTCTGCCGGATGATACCGGCGGCAACAGTGGCGTCTAG